Genomic window (Kogia breviceps isolate mKogBre1 chromosome 15, mKogBre1 haplotype 1, whole genome shotgun sequence):
CTGGGCTCCCGGCCGCTTGCCTCACAGGAGCGCCCGGCAGCCGCGGAGCAGGAGCCCGCCAGACTGCCAGAGCCCAAGCTGTTCCCGTCCCCCGCCAACACCGGCGTGGCCTCCCATCAGTCCGACCAGACAATGGACATGGAGGACCACCAGAGcatcgaggaggaggaggaggacaaggaggaggatggagaggaggaagaggacgaGGGTGACTTTGGAGATGAGGGCAAGCCCCAGAGCTCCCAGGAGCCTCAAGAGGAGGCCATGGTCAGCGCCATGGTGGCAGGCTCAGGTGTGGGCCATGGTGACTGCCCATGGGGCCCCTGAAGTGCACCGAGTGCTCCATGCCCCACTCCTCCTGCTCCTTCTGCCCCAGCAGCCACTGCCCTCGCAGCCATCCCGCCCCGAGCAGAGGTCAGAACAGCTGGTGCCCACGAGGAGCTCTGCTGAGCCTCTCAGGGGAACCAACGGGAGAAATAAAGCTTGTGTTGATGGAACACGGTTTTCCTGTCAGAGAAATCAGCCATCCTTCTGACCACCTGCCCCCGAGGAGCATCTCTGGAGAGCTGGGCCAGGCCTCCACGGCAGCTGCCGGTGCCCTGAGCCACGTGACGTCCTGGGCTCTGCTGCTGGCTCTTCTGCACTCCAGTCTGCACCTTCCTGCCTCTTCAAGCCTCTTAGGACTCATGGTGCCCACCCCCATGGCCCCTGTGCATCACACTCCCACTTCCCTAGGGCTCCTCCTCTGCCAGAGCGTATCCACCCTCTCCGGACGCTCCCATTGCTACCTGTCTTCCTAATTTGTATTTCTCAGCTCGTGCTCCTGAGGTCACGCAGGGGCTGCTGGTAGGTCAAGCCATGGATTGGCTGACCCAGCTGGCTGTGTGACTATCCCTTCCTCAAGAGGCCCTGGGCAAGGCAGCTGTCTTTCTTGAAGGGTCTGTGGGTTCAGCTGGTGCTGTGGTCAGAGGATCTCACGTCCAAGGTTCTCCTGGAGCTTCTGGCCATCCAgtgcccccagctcctcccctctGTCTTCCTCGGGCAGACTGTTTGTTCCCCTTCAGGCATCTTCACCCAGGGAGcagctccacccccacccccaccctaccCCTATGGCAGAAAGAAGATGCTCAGCCTTGCTGAGCAGGCTGCCATTTCGGGGAGGCTGGTGGATCTCTCATGCCTTCCCTGGAGCCCGCCAGGTGCGTGGAGGCCAGACCTGCTCGGCCCGGCCTGAGCGTGCTCAGTGGCCCACAGGTGAGGATACAGCAACTATAGAGCTTCCTCTGGAACCAGGCAGGGAGGACCCCGCGATTCGGGGAGGAGGATCTGCTCCTCTGACTGGCAGAGGGGCCAGGGTCCTAGGTGGGGAGTCAGGGACCCATTTTTCCACAGAGCTTTTGTGACAAGGATCCTTCAGAGCACACGCTTGGTGATAATGCCTATCCCCCGaggccaccactgccaccaccgcCACCATGTGGGGCCACAACAGCCGCTTTATACATTACTGCCATATCACTTGGCCACAGTTTATTGGCCCTATTGGTGCATCCAATACCCGCTGGCTTCCAGGTTCTGCTGCCCAGTCCTCAAGGGAGAAGAGTGTatgtccccaccccagcctcagaGGCACACATCTAGGCCCTGGGGTGGAAGCAGCCCCTTTGGGCACCACTGGCACATGATGCTAGAGAAAGCTCCCCTTAGGTCCTGTTTCAGGCATCTGTTGCCATGTAACAAACTAAGATTTAAGTGGCTTCAAACAAAATCATCATTTGTAATGATTCTGAGGGGGTTCTACAGGCTCAGCTGACAGTGGTGTAGCCAGAGCGGCTGGGGTGGGAGTGCTGCTTTTGGCTGGGGGCTGGGTTGAGGCTAGGACATCCCttgtggcccctccccttccATCATCTCTCTCCCCGCATTGCCCCTGGCCATTCAAGGGTCTGTCTGGGCAGGGGCTGACTTCCTAGAGGGAGGAAGCAAGAACCAGTGAGTGCTCTGGCAGCTGTGCTCGGAAGTCCCGAAACAGCACTTCTGTGGCATTCTTGTGGTCAAAGCCAATTACAATGCATGCCCAGATCCAAGTGGAGGGGGAAGGGACTCCACGACTTGGGAGAGGAGCCGGTTGTGCTCACAGAGATGGGAGGCATTGTTAGAAGATGTATTTGGAGACTTAACACTTCTCCATCCTCCTTGGCTGACTGCACCTCATCAGTATCTGGAACTGAGTTGAGTCAATCACATCCCCTCTTGAGAATCTGAACCTGGAGACAAACTGTGGTATCCAGGTGGAGGGCCCCGAGCATCTGTCCATGAGGTGAGCAGGAAAAAGGAACATCTAGGAGAAGCCATGAGGCTCCAGAGACTCAGGGAGAGCCGTGTTGGCTTCCCGACTCCAGCCCTGGGGTCTCTGCTGCTCTTGGAACCTGTTCTTTGCCTGTCAGGGAGATTACTCGCTGTGTCCTTACCATTGTCTGCTCCCAGTGCAGTGGGAAGCTGTTGGCAGCTTTCAGCAGGCACCTGGCATGATCcgatttatactttttttaaaaagtttttattgaatttgttacaatatcgcttctgttttatgttttggacccaaggcatgtgggatcttagctccctgaccagggatcaaacctgcaccccctgcattgaaggcaaagtcttaaccactggaccgtcagggaagtgcCTTGATTTATGCTTTTTAAGACAGAAATCACTTTCCTGAGTGGAGAATGTCTTGAAGGGGCCCGAGTACCAGGGAAATCTTCTAGGAGGGGTGTTAGATATCTGAAGGGGAGATGGAGTGGCTTGGATTAGGGTGGTGATGGGGGACGCTGGAGAGATGCCTTCCAATCTGTTTTGGACTCCGAGCCATCAAGACATGCTGGGGTAGATGTGAGGAGTGTGGTAAAGAGAGATCAAGATGAATCCCAGGTTTGGGGCTTGAACAACTTGTAAATGGAGGTGCCGTTCCTGAGACTTGGAAGCCTGGGGGAGGAGCAGTGTGAGGGAGACCGGGGACTTCTGCTTGGGGTATATTGGTTTCGAGATGCTAGTTGGTGTGTTCGAGAAGACACACCCAGATTGTACTCTAGCCCTCCTGCCCTGGGTCAGCGGCCCCTCAAGGGCAGGGTCTACCAAATCCAGGGCAGACtgtaagcatttttttaaaagacacacatttatttatttatttttggctgcattaggtcttcattgctgcacgtgggctttctctagttgcgtcgagagggggctactcttcgttgcggtgcgcgggcttctcattgcggtggcttctcttgttgcagagcatgggctctaggtgcacggtcttcagtagttgtggcacgtgggctcagtaattgtggctcgtgggctctagagtgcaggctcagcagttgtggtgcactggaCTTACTTAGTttctcctcagcatgtgggatcttcccagaccagggcttgaacccgtgtcccctgcgctggcaggcagattcttaaccactgcgccaccagcgaagttaCCGTAAGCATATTAGATACTCTAAGCACTGAAAAGATCAAGACACCTTGACCCATGTAGAATTCAAAATAAAGACAATGTTAAACATGaaaaccaggacttccctgactgtctagtggttaagactctgtgcttccacttcagggggcctgagttctatccctggtctgggaactaagatcccacaagccccatggccccaggggtgggggtagggagacatgaaaaccaaaaaataacccACTGCTGTAATTAAAATGGTGCTACGCTGGATTTTCTGAATGCAAAATTCTGGATGATTTAATTAAACACGAATTTTTCTCCCTGCTTTACTGGTGCACCAAGTGCACGGGTGGTCAGCCTATTGAGTAACATATCCCAGAGCCGGTTCCTGGGCTGGGCTGAATTGACGGGCCTGGAGTGAATTCAATGTAAGAATGTTCcacgaatgaataaataaatagtggtTTAAGTTTCCCCCCTTATACCGACTGAGCTGACAGCCCTCTGAGAAGGCAGTGAGTCCCAAGCCTGGGACACACCGTCACCTAGGCTTGGTTCCCAGTCGCTTGGTCTCCCAGGGCTCTAGGTTCCCAAGACAGTTCGGGGGCTTTCTGGTGACCACCTGCCACTACCCTCTACATCACAGCtccctgctgccctctgctggccagTGGCCTAGGGACCATGAGAAGCCCTGGAAGGGGTCAATAAGTGGCTCAGGGAATTCAGAAATCCCCGGGTCCAGGGACTGAAGTGACTCAATGTCAGAGAGTGGGCAATGACCGAGGGACTGGGGGATTAGTTAATCCCGGGGTCCAGGGACTGAAGGACCAGGTGACTGAGTAACTGCGATGCGTCCACTTGTGACCACATAATCTAGTGGTCGAGCAACCTCAAGACCCTGAGGCTGCGGGCCCAGAGTCCGAGGGAGAGACCATGATTGAGGGCTCGGGGGTCGAGGATCAAGGGGCTTCGTGAACTGGCGAACCGAGTGTCCCGGGACCTGGCGGGCGCTGGAGGGTCGCCCTCGCCCCTGTCCGCACTCCCTTCGCTCGACGCTGCCCCGGCCTTCCCTTGCTCCTCATTAGTGAGTCCTCGGAAGCGTGGACCAATCAAAACTCTCCTCGTGTCTCCAGTCCCCTCCCAGCCGCCTCTCTGGAAAGCTGTGGGCGTGTCCTTTCCAAGCGGACCCAATGGAAGTGCAGGCGGAGCGCCGTGCGGGCTGGCGATTGGCTGCCATGGCGGGCCCTGTCAGAGCCGGATTGGCCGGCGGCGGAGACGGAAGAGACCTGGGCCCGAGTTGCCGGAGCCCGGCCGGGGCGATGTGGAGCTCGGGCAGCGGCCGAGCTGCCGGCCCGGCGCTGCTGGGGTTGCTGCTGGTGATCTCGGTCCCGGGCAACTGTGCCGTCAAGACCGGCGCGGGTCTCGTGACCTGCGGGTCGGTGCTGAAGCTGCTCAACACGCAGCACCGGGTGCGGTTGCACTCGCACGACATCAAATACGGATCCGGTGCGCGGGCCGGGGCTGGGGTCTGACGGCGGGGTCCTGCGGTCCAGGGGGCTGGGGGTCATCAGGGGCTGAAGTGGTTGGGGGCCGAGGGGCACAGGCCGGCGGTTCGAGGGGGTCTTCGGGATGCCGTTCGGAGCTGCGGGCCAAGGGACTTGGAGTCCGGCCGGAGGCGgtcgggggctgggggagccGTTGGATCCCAGGGTTGAGGTTGTCCGGGAAAGCTGATGGTGTCCGGGTCGAGGGTCGGAGTTCCCGCGTTGACCGCGACCCCGGGGGTGGGATGTCGCCCACCAGGCAGCGGCCAGCAGTCGGTGACCGGCGTGGAGGCGTCTGACGACGCCAACAGCTACTGGCGGATCCGCGGCGGCTCGGAGGGCGGGTGTCCGCGCGGGTCCCCGGTGCGCTGCGGGCAGGCTGTGCGGCTGACGCACGTGCTCACCGGCAAGAACCTGCACACGCACCACTTCCCGTCGCCGCTGTCCCACAATCAGGTGAGCCCCTGGCGTGTGTGCGAGGGGCCCGGCATCTGCTCGGAGACCCAGCTTCCTGGGTGAAACGGGAATTACAAGTCAGAAGTGTTTGCCGAGCGCCCCCTCTGGGGATACAGAGGTGACTACGCCAGGGTCCTGCCCCCTGAAGCCCTCAGCCCAGCGGGGACACAGACAGGAAGAGCTGTCCGTCTGGATAGCTCCACTCCTGGGGGCGATTTGGACACAGGAGGGGGATCCGCATGGCTGTTGGGGTGGGGAATGGGAACCCCGCGGGGAGGAGGAACTGGGGCTGGGCCTGGAAGGAAGAGTAGGAGTCCGCCAGACcgcagagaggagaagggagtcTTTCCAGGCCTGGGGAAGAGCCTGTGAGCGGAGTTCATTGGAACTGGCTGGGAGGTGGTACTGGAACAGAGGGTGCTTTGGGGAggttatcagaaggaaaggatGAGATAATAGAACCTTGGCTGTCAGCCTGAAGGGTGGACTTGATGCTGAGTGAGGGTCAGAGGGGTTAGGACAGGAGAAacccagaggaggaaggagggggataTCTTGGTTCTGTGGGGGCCACTGGTCACCGTACAGGCAGATGAGATGGGGTGTGTGTTTGAAGAGATGGTGTTTGGGGGGCCCTTCTGGATGCTGGGGGTGCGGGTGGTGGTGTCCCAGTTTGCAGctgtggaagctgaggctcagagaggtgcagGGAAGGACCTGGGTGTTAGTGCAGCTGCCAGGCAAGTGCCCATGGGGGACTCAGTGTGCCCTTTGTCATGAGTGACCACTGTCCTcccacaccacccccacccccacaggaGGTGAGCGCCTTTGGGGAGGACGGCGAGGGTGATGACCTGGACCTGTGGACGGTGCGCTGCTCAGGGCAGCACTGGGAGCGGGAGGCCGCCGTGCGATTCCAGCACGTGGGCACTTCCGTGTTCCTGTCGGTCACTGGCGAGCAGTATGGGAGCCCCATCCGTGGGCAGCTCGAGGTGCACGGCATGCCCAGTGCCAACACCCACAATAGGTGGAAGGCCATGGAAGGCATCTTCATCAAGCCCAGTGTGGAGGCCTCTGCAGGCCATGATGAACTCTGAGTGCCGTGGACCTGCGGGTGGAGGGCAGCAGGGTGGGTCATCTGCAGGGCCACTCTTGGGGGAGACTTTGAGTTTGTAGGGGTTCTCAAGTGCCTTTATGATTAAAGAATATTGGCCTGTGGTTGCATTTTGCTGTGAGCCTGGGGGTGACCAGGAGCTGCCAGCTGGCCCAGTTCAGCATCTCTTCCTCAGTGCAAATCCTCTGTCCCACAGCTGGCAGCTGAACCCGTCCAAACCTCTCTGATGCTCTTCCGTGCACTCCCAACACTGCCCAGGGTCATCACAGCTCCCTCTCCACCCTCAGATGGTCCAATGGCCACAGTGACCCCAGTTCCCCAGCCCCTGAGCTTCATGAACCTTCCTGATGAGGGCTGGGGCCTCAGCGAGGTAGCAGGAGCCCCACTCCTACTAGCTGGGATGGGCACAAGCTCTCCAGCCCCTCACCCCTTGAGGTGCGCCCCCTCCTCCTGGCACCTCTCCACTGGCAATTGCGACAGTCTGGACACTTGCCTTTGACCAAGCACTGGGTCAGGACTCTGCTCATCTGCTGGAAATTCGCATCGCAGGATCCCTCTCGGTGCAGATGGCACCCCACACACCTAGCCGGCCCAGACGTGTGGCATCTCAGGCCCCACTATACCCTTCCAAAGTTCCGGAGGCCCTAACAAAATTTCAAAAGATATTGCAAGGGAAGATAACCACAGAGAACTGCCAGCTGCAGACATCTGagaagaaggcttcctggaagaagaggCAGAATTTGAGCCAGCAAAGCATTGCAatttaaagaaaggagaaataaataggcGGGCCCTGATAAAGGAAGGTAATAGCTATTTTGCTGGTGCGTGGGTGACCTCTAGAGGTTATGGTGGAGATTACAGTCAGAGAGGCTTGGGAGCTGCCACTTTCCTGCAGGAGAATAAAAGAGCCGAaggagaggctgggggtggcATCTGGTTGGAAGGGTCTTGGAGGAGGGTGAGCAGAGCACCTTACTTCTGAGAAATCAATTGACCTTAGGGGGTGGGAGAAAACCTTTAGCCAATTGTGAGACCTGAGGGGAGGAGGGTCATAATTAGGCCCTTTAcgcccctgccccctctcccatGAGGTCCTGCTCTGCTCAAACCTCTTGAGCATCTTCTACAAGTCTCCACTTCTCTCCCATCACTCACCTGACCTGAGACAGGAGTGCAAGCAGATGGTTGGGAAGTGATCCCAGAAAACACTGGGGCAGAGGAGTGGGGCTCAGAGGAGCAGGCAAGGCAGCTAGTGAAGGTTGCATTACTGAGCAAGTCACCCCTGTGGGCAACTAGGGCTTCATCCCACCGGGGAGCGCTGGGCCCCCATGTAGAACATGCATCAAAGTTGTCCCAACCAAGGGGCAAGAAAGTGGGGGTACTTATCCAACCAGCATATCTTCTCTCATTGGCTGAGGGCTGCTGGGCAGGTGGGAGGATTACTCTGCAGCACTTCCCACTTACCCTGTATTCTACAGCCAGAATGAAGCCCTCAGGCAGAGCCGCAGGTGCCAGCAGGGAACATCCTTTCGGTAGAGGTGAGTGCCAAGGGGGTGTAGGTGGGGCATCAAAGTGTGGGGCACACTGCAAATCTAAGGAGCACTCCTCTGGTCCACCCCTGGCCCCTCTGGGCTGTAAGAGCCCACTTCTGCCTCTGTTACTTCCCTACCACCACACATACAAAAGTGAGGAGTGTTAATTAAGAGCAGACACAGTACACAGCATGTAAGAATCCTTGGGGAATCAAGGCCAAAGCTGTGGGAGTAGGTGAGAGGGCTGCAGGCAGAATGCAGTACAAGaccaaaaattaaaaccacagcagCAGCCGAGCTCTCATTTATTGAaaactaagtgccaggcactgggccaacGATTTACAGAGCATCTCATTTGCTCCTggcaacaaccctatgaagcatAGCACATTCAATTGTCATCTTAATTTTGCAGAGGAGGCAACCGAGGTTGCTAAAGATTCAAaaccagctctgcctgcctcCAAAACATTTGCTCTCAGCCACTGGACTGAGATAATAAAAGAGGAGGGGGCCCAGATGCACAGTAGCCTAAGCACCACCCTCTCCAACACACACTGCAGCTCTATGAGGGCCAGGCGGGCGGTGTACATCCTTCCGGGTCATCAGCCCTGCGGAAGCATTTAATGAATGCTTATCCACAGTCACGCAGGGACCCAAGCGATGCCCCCTTCCCCGTGCCTCGCACAGATCCACAAGCCTCCAGGGGCTCCAAGACCGGGTCCCGCCGCCCAGGCCCACCCTTGGGCTTCAGACAAGTCTCATTTGGGTCAAGTCGGGCGATGcggtggggctgggtggggaggtggcTACCCCAGCCAGGAAGCCCACCGCAGCCGAACATGCCATCCGAGAGGCACAGGGAGCAATTTAAGTTTGCAAAACGGGGCAGCCTGCGGCCCAGCTGGTGCAGGTTTGACCGCGGGTCCGGACATTTTCCTCCGGTCGTAGCCCCCTCCCCAGCGAGCTTGGCCGCGCGGCCGGCGCCCCCCACTGGGCTTCCAAGAGTGCTCGCCCGCGCGGCGAGAAAACTCACCGAGACTAGAGCTGCGAAAAGGCGGGCAAAGTTCCCTTTGATAAGTTATGAATGGGGAGAAAGTGTTTGTAGAACTCATTGTTAAAACCGTGGAGCCTCAGCCTCTGCCCGCGCCGGGCCAATCCAGGCCCGCAGGCTATTTTGAAATCTCTCCGGCCTCAGCCAATGGGTGTGCAGAAGGCGAAGCCCCCGCCGGCGCCGGCCAATGAGCGCGGCGCTATGCTAAGGAGCCGGGGGCTGGGCCGCCGCCTGTCAGCGAGTTAAAGATGGAGCCGGCGGCGGGAGGGCGCCACGAGGTGCGGGGTGGTCCTGGGGGGCTGCGCGGGCTGACGGCCGCCGGGACCTCTCCCCGCAACCTCCCGAGTCCTGCCCCGGCCCGGGGCGGAAAGGGCGTCCCGCCGCGTGAGTAGCTGGGTCCGAGGTGGGGGCGCGGGCAGGGCGGCCTTACCCGGCGGGCGGTGTGGAGGGGCGCAGCCCAGACCCTGGGCGCCGCCTCCGGGCAGCGGACCCCAGAGGGGCGGGAAGCCCCCCATTCCTCTCCGCTCTGGGCCGCCGGGCAGGGAATCTGTTGGGACAGAATGCGGAGCCCAACTTGGGGGCCAGGAGGCAGGGGCCAAGGATGGGGGCCTGAGCCGGCAGGGGCGCGTCGGCCCGGAGTGGGACCACTCTTCTTCTCCCGGAGCCTCAGGCCGCGGAAGGGCGCAGGGTCGTCGGGCTATATTCACTCCCACTCCAGGCGCAAGTGGGTTTCGGACCGCGGTGGAGCGCGGGCCCCTCTCCTTTGTGTGTGCGCCCTTTCCCGGGCGCGCTCCCGCTCAGGGTGTGGAGCTGCCCCTCAGTCTGGGGTCGCAACCCCACCGCAATCTGGAGGGTGCTGGGGAGGGTCCGGCCCCTCTGGGGTCCTGAGGATTCCAAGGACCGCAGCCCTGCTGAAATGCCCTCCCCGCCCTGCTGTCTAGGAATGGGCTCCTAGCCCCACCCACCCACGGTTGAGCTTCCCGCTCTGCGTGTATTGGGGGGGTGGAGCTCCCCCCTGCTGGCCACAGGTGCTCTGACGAGGTTGCACTACTGTGCTTTGAGGAGCAGTGCAATGATATTGTCAAAGCATCTGGGACCAGCCTTGGGGACCCCTTCCCCCATACTGCCACTTTccctccccaggcctggcccctggACCTgcaggccctcccctcccccttgcccaGCTCTGATCCCTTCTCCATGGAAACTTGAGATCCTGGCCAGGCCTGGGCCTCTGGGGTCAGAGGGCACCCTTTCCCCAGGCAGAAGCCCCGCCCCAGACCCCAGTGGGCCTGCATTCCAGGTCTCAGATCCCCACCTACCACTGGGAGAGGCACTGGCAGGCCTGCCTGACACTCTTTCCCTGTTGCACTACTGTGGGCCACTGGGAAGCAGTGCAATGATGAAAGGGCATCGGTCAGGCCCAGCCCACCACCCACAgtgcctggggggtggggagggagtctTGCTGCCTCACTCCACTAACCAGCAGTAAGGCGCAGGTGCGGAGCTGGTCTGTTGGAGGATCAGGTGAGGGCGGAGCTGGGGGGTCCTCCGCCAACCTGTGCATCTGGGTCATGGCTGGattgggggaaggggcagaggccTCCAACTCAGAAAAGCTGTGGTTTGAAGAGGATCTTTACAACCAGCTCCCAGGTAAGCCTGTGGGCTTGAGGTTTGGTAGGGGCCCTGTGGAGAAAGAGGCCCATTGTTTTGCACGGAGGGTCTGCCCGGGCCTGGCTCAGAGCCAGCTCAACAACCTTGACTACGTGGAGGTGCCCTGGGCCCAGCCCTCCTGGAAGGCCTGTGGAGGGCCAAGCTCTGGAGAGAATGTTCTCCTGGGTTCTCAGCAGGAGCAGCACTAGCTGGGTGGACAGTGGACTCGGGATACAAAGCCTGCAGCTCATGCCCTCCAACCATGCCCACTTGTTCTCTTACAGGGACATGTGCTGCACTGAGCCTGCAGGAGAGACTGTGAGGTGCCTGGCATGCCCACCCTCACAGCTGGAATCTGGGGGAGTGGAGCCCAACTCCCAAGAAGCCTGGCCCCAGGCGTGCTTGCAGGGTCACCTCCAGCATCAGgaccagacacaaaagattttGATGTGCCCAGTGACAGCCACTCAAGCCTGTCTCCTTGAGAGGAGGCCCAGGTCTCTGGATGGGCATTTGGGAGTACCCCTCACCAATGGTTGAGCACAGAGGGACCCTGGCTTCACCCCCACCCTGGGCATAGAAGCCCTGGCATCCCGGGGAGGATGAGGGGAAATGACACATGCTCCTCTGTCTCCTAGGCCTGACCCCTTGGGGTTCCTCCATCCCAAGGTCACCTGACTTAGGCCCATGGCTGGAGGTGTCCACCTCTTGCTCTCGTGCAGATTCTGTACCCATTGGCCAAAGACCCCCATGCAGCTGTCTCCTGCCCTTGCTGGGAGAGGCCCATGAACTCAGGGCTCTGCTCAAATGTCCCCTCCtatgggaagccttccctgggcTCCAAGACATCCAATGTTCCTCCACCAGAGCATGTTAGATCACATTTTTCTCCCTGTGGCTGAAGCCCTCTTTAAATGGGGAGCCCCTGAAGGCAGGGAGCatgtagttttttctttcttggcagtgcctggcacaatatactttaaaaatccaaataaacataaaaagtgTAAAGTATTATAAGCATAACATGATGGAGATGTTAATCAGGGGTCTGCCTGACCTCTCAGAGGATGCttgtcctatttttaaaaaggcacctACTATGTATTTTAAAGTCAAATCTGATTTTGTAAATCATATGGGCCCCGCCTCACACGGGGGGCCACCTGCCCGGGGCAGGTGGCAGAATGGTGGCAGAGATTTGGATGCAGGTGTATCTGAGTCTGCCTGCACCCATAGGCGAGATGCACAGGCCAGACCAGACCTTCTCCCTCCTTGGTTGTGTCCATCTTGATCTGTGACATCAAAGCAAGAGGAAGTGAATGCCACCTCCTGCGTTGGGGAGAGCTGGGGCTGGCCATTTGGTGGCAGTAGGTGAAAAAATCTCAGGTGCACTCCATGGATCACAGGGCTGATGGAGGGGGGGTGGTTAGGAGGGGACCTGAACTAAGCAGTCCAGGGCACACCCCCTCATCAGCGGCTGGAGTGGATGGTGGGGTCGGCCACTGACCAAGtaggagagggaaaagagaagcAGATTTCCGGGTGGGAGGGAAAAAGCTGCGTGCCAATCCGGATGTGCTGAGCGTGAGATGCCCAGGAAACGTCCCCTGGGGACACTTAGATGTGGGTCTGTAACTCAAGGGACTTGGGGTTAGTTAAGTCAGTTCTGGGTTGGGACTAAGAAGTGGGTAAGATGTCCAAGAAGGTATGGTGAAGACAGGACCCTCATGAGGAGAGGAGACAGgatagaaaagagagaggaagtcaGAAAAGCGTGAAAAGTCCGGGGCTAGAGGAGTT
Coding sequences:
- the SDF2L1 gene encoding stromal cell-derived factor 2-like protein 1, giving the protein MWSSGSGRAAGPALLGLLLVISVPGNCAVKTGAGLVTCGSVLKLLNTQHRVRLHSHDIKYGSGSGQQSVTGVEASDDANSYWRIRGGSEGGCPRGSPVRCGQAVRLTHVLTGKNLHTHHFPSPLSHNQEVSAFGEDGEGDDLDLWTVRCSGQHWEREAAVRFQHVGTSVFLSVTGEQYGSPIRGQLEVHGMPSANTHNRWKAMEGIFIKPSVEASAGHDEL